One part of the Amphiura filiformis chromosome 5, Afil_fr2py, whole genome shotgun sequence genome encodes these proteins:
- the LOC140153541 gene encoding potassium channel, subfamily K, member 16-like, producing the protein MSTALGVNDGDPDEEMEMVTEGENGVQVIRVDVPGNSKLSKMKWKKLIILSVVFHVYLILGAGIFHYLESGQEDETRNNVRQLKEGILANYTCLDSDTLEMIIDVVVKAAGNGISPAGNVTSPSNWDFGSAFFFSGITVTTIGYGHIAPTTPAGQTFCIVFALIGIPACGIMLTAIGEKLSNLTEMAERPFRTRLKQKWQRVLFHLCIIGGSMFVFFVTIPAIIFTKIEDWDFQIAWYYCFITVSTIGFGDYVVEQNRDIDYPDVYVVMVYFWIIFGLSYLALIIQQIGKILTSTGKVVQERVSTTVTTVATASMATGRVVHDRVAKQFSHIKGSDANIRYSSSDDEGDPDHKRKRRPSKRLHYRGSKRGSYHGQDTPEIIISPSDDKMHGILTDYDEKPVVAPSNGTIDDGNSKNGNFTVVDPDDKLETETVTSELSVANDNEVELKEVTT; encoded by the exons ATGTCGACAGCTTTAGGGGTAAATGATGGTGATCCTGATGAAGAAATGGAGATGGTCACTGAAGGCGAAAATGGAGTTCAAGTAATTCG AGTTGACGTACCAGGCAACAGCAAGTTGAGCAAGATGAAATGGAAGAAGCTCATCATCTTATCGGTTGTTTTCCATGTCTACTTGATACTTGGTGCTGGTATATTTCATTACTTGGAGAGCGGACAAGAGGATGAAACAAGGAATAATGTCCGGCAGCTTAAGGAGGGTATTCTTGCTAATTACACCTGTCTTGATAGTGATACATTGGAGATGATAATTGATGTTGTTGTTAAGGCAGCCGGTAATGGTATAAGTCCTGCGGGCAATGTGACTAGCCCATCTAATTGGGATTTTGGCAGTGCTTTCTTCTTCTCTGGAATAACAGTCACAACTATAG GATACGGTCACATAGCACCGACAACCCCGGCGGGCCAGACATTTTGCATTGTTTTTGCTCTCATTGGAATCCCAGCCTGCGGTATCATGCTGACGGCGATAGGAGAAAAGCTTAGCAACCTAACTGAAATGGCGGAGAGGCCATTTAGGACTAGACTGAAGCAAAAATGGCAGAGAGTGCTTTTTCATCTGTGTATTATTGGCGGATCTATGTTTGTGTTCTTTGTAACGATACCAGCTATAATATTTACGAAAATAGAAGATTGGGACTTTCAAATAGCCTGGTATTATTGTTTTATAACTGTATCAACCATTGGATTTGGGGATTATGTTGTCG AACAAAACCGGGATATAGACTACCCAGATGTTTATGTAGTGATGGTATACTTTTGGATCATATTTGGCTTATCATACTTAGCACTCATCATACAACAAATAGGAAAGATTTTAACCTCAACTGGAAAAGTTGTTCAAGAGAGAGTCTCAACAACTGTAACTACCGTAGCAACTGCATCCATGGCAACCGGAAGGGTTGTACACGATCGAGTTGCTAAACAATTTTCTCATATCAAAGGATCTGATGCTAATATCAGATACAGTAGTTCGGATGATGAAGGAGATCCTGATCACAAGAGAAAGAGAAGACCAAGTAAAAGATTACATTATAGAGGCAGCAAGAGGGGGTCCTATCATGGGCAGGATACTCCCGAGATTATAATCTCACCATCGGATGATAAGATGCATGGGATTTTGACTGATTATGATGAAAAGCCAGTTGTTGCACCCTCAAATGGAACCATAGACGATGGAAATAGTAAGAATGGAAATTTTACAGTGGTCGATCCAGATGATAAATTGGAAACTGAGACTGTAACATCGGAGTTGTCGGTGGCAAATGataatgaagtggaattgaaagaGGTGACGACGTAA